The Topomyia yanbarensis strain Yona2022 chromosome 3, ASM3024719v1, whole genome shotgun sequence nucleotide sequence TGTCGTCCAGTTCGACCGGCACCGGCGGTAGTTCGTCTTCGCTTCAGCAGACATCTTCACCTTCTTGCATTGTTATTACTCCAGTTTCTACCCCTGCTATCATTGCCTCTTCACCCTCATCCCAATCATCCCCCTCATCTTTCGTAACAGCGAATGCGAAAGACTACAAGTACCAGTCTCGTATCATACCATCCCAAACACCCCTCGTTAACTCCTCGATTGTCTATGCGTCTCGTAACCACAACGCCCATCAAGCAGCAGCCAATAGTATGATTGATCAAAAAACCCGATTGTTATCGCCAGGTCTTCATACACAACCTGTAAACCACCAACAGCTGCAGCAAgctcaacagcagcagcagcagcaacaacaacaacagcttcAGCAATCACACCACCATTTGCTGCAGATGAATAGTTTCATCATACCTCCGCCTACTGTGTCTCCCCAGTCTCCAGTGCACAGTAGTAGCAAAATTGTACATAAAAATTCATCCCATACAAAAGGAGGAGGCGGTGGTTCTACGGCTACGATAAAATCCGATGGTCAGCATATAGTGATCAGCCATCAACCGCAGTCATCGCCGATCAGCTACTCAATCACCGATAACAATGGACGGGCAAGCAGCTCCTCTGCTTCCTCGTCCTCTTCTTCGGTCGTAGCAACTACGACGTCTAAATTAAATAGTCCTATTAATCGTGTCAATAacggtagtagtagtagtagtagtatttCTAggagtaacagtaacagtagtAGTAATCAGCAGCAATATCAACAAAACAGTGCCTCTAATAGCTATAGAAGTAATTATAATCAAATGAATGTATCTGGTAGCAGCACTGAGTCCGTCGATTTCGTCCACGCAAAGCGTGAATCCCAACAGGCGCAGCTACAGCAGCAGTATTCAAACGGTCCCATTGCATCACTAACTCGCCATCTTGTGCCGCCTTCCTCACCGGCCGCTTCCGACTATAGTAGCTCTTCTGGGACCTTGCAAAGGCGTCCACTGTCACCGACCCATTCCCACTCTCAAGTGTCCCCCATCAGTCCGGCCTATTCCATGTACAATAGCCCAATGAGCAATACGCTTTCGTCTCCGCAGCACCACAGTACACAGCAAACACAGTCTTCCCTGCAACCGGCGACGGCACGATCGCCCTCTAGCAATCTTTCCCGACCGTCTCAAtcccaacagcagcaacaacaacaacagtcaCACGCACCGCAGCAGGTTGCCTATCCATCGGTTATTATTCGTacccagcaacagcagcaacaacaacaacaaacagCCCCAGCACAACCGTTGTCGGGTTCGATTCAGGTACCCTCGCTTAGTCACTGGGACCATCGTAGTACAAATGAGCGATCACAACCAGAGCGAAATGATCCGATGACGATAGTACGGAATTTGCAGCAGCCAAGTATTATTTCTCCACCACCGGAACGGCAGTCTACCCCACTGACAACCCCCGAAAAGACTGAATCCAAATCGAGACGGAAAAAATCCGATACGCCAACACGAATTGTACCGGCGGCGAGTGTCGCCAACGGAGACTTTGGAGCAAATTCCACTACGACTGCTAGTGCGATGGGTGCCACAGGGGGTGCTGGTGGCTTGAAAGATCCCTCCCAGAATGGTGGGAACACGTTGGATTTTGACCGATGGAACTTAGCTGCTGCCTCTGCGGGAGCCGCTAAAATGTTTGCTAGTGGTAACTTTATGTCCCAATCCCCTTCGTCCTCTTTTATTCCTCCTCCTCATCCGATCTATTACCCTACGTTCCATGGTCCCATCCCACTGATACCCAACGAGATTATAAACAGCACGCTGGCAGCAGCCGCTGCTGGAACTAATCTCGAAATTCCAACCTACACCACCTTACTTAGTGCGTCCGATAATGTCCATCCGACTTCAGCGGGGAATGATGGTCGCGGCAGCGAAGACGAACAACCTTCCGCGAATGCTGCCAACAGCAATAAGGTTGTTGTCCCAAATATAGAGGAAGAACTTGGATTTCTTGCAGAAAACACGAGGCAACctcagcagcaacaacaacaacagcagcaacagcagcatcaACAACAATCACAGCAGCAGCATCCACAGCAGCAGGGTGTTCACCCCGACGGTGCTACAGGAACAACTGGAAACAATGGCACGACACCAGCCAAAAAGTTTAATGTTCCGACAAAGGATAGCAAGGGATTTATGGGCAGCTACCTAAAGTTTTTGCAGGGCGAACGAGACACTTCGCCACCACCGGCTACGAGAAGCAATCGAAAGACAACTTGGACACGGCCGGCTGGGAATGCTGGTAATGCAGCAAACAAGAACACGGCTGCCGGTAATGCTGCCAATAAGACTGCTGTTGCCaatcaacagcagcagcagcaacaacaacaacaacagcagcaacaatcACAAACGGCACAAGCTCAGCCCACGCAAGCAGTAGGCGCAGATGTTAGTAATGGTATCTTTCAAGCTGAACAATACATGTCTAATTTCCATATTCCACATCTGCAGCACAAGCAGCCGGACagccaacagcagcagcagcaaccgcAGCAGTTACATCCACTACAGCAACAACCGGATCCACGATATTCGGCCTACCCGGTAACAAAGGATAACCGAAAGCGCAAATACGACTCTGAAGGTAATAACTTAACATACGACAGTAGTGCTAGCGAGGCTAGCGGATTCAATTCCGTGCGTAATAACAGCACAGCAGTAGCTGTGGCTGCtgcggcagcagcagcagcggccGCAGCAGCCGAGCTACAGCTGCAAGTAGAGCGCAAccaaaaaaagtttcaaagtgtgcaacagcagcaacaaccaCAGCTCctacaccaccaccaccaccatcacCAACAGCTGCAACAGCAGATGCAGCAACAATCACAGcatcagcagcaacagcaaTCTAAAACGACGAAAGCCCACTATCCTGGTGCTTCTCGGTCACCCCCAATTCACAATCAATCGTCACCTTCGTCGTCCACGACATCCTCCACCGGTTCCAAtcagcaacagcaacaacaacaacaccaaTCTCAGCTAACGCAGCATCAAagccaacagcagcaacaacaacaacaaccaaaCATGATTATGTCCCCAACGGCTCAACATCTACTCACATCAGCGGCTGCGGTGGCCGCCCTCAACCCCAGTAGTCTTCCCGTGACTCACCCCTCCCATCCACACCATCAGCAGCTGCAGCAACAGATGATGCAACAGTCCTACTATCATCATGCAGCAGCTGCTCAGCAATCGGACGAAGGTGCATTCAGTTTGTTTGATCTACATCTCAGGCGACAGAGGTGGTAACTGCCCCTCCCCTATTCTCCCTATCTCCCTATCCCCCTGCGGTCGTGGAATAATCTCTCATCGTCGTCGCCTGTTTCcaaaaaagaagaaaacaaataattcaacGGATAAATCGTGCCATTAGACCTTTTTTTTACCCCGTAATCCCCGTGTTCCCAGTCCCAAACGCTGATTGTCTCGTTCTCGTTTCTGAACACCCATCAGAGAGTGTGGCAAGTGTACAAAGTGAAAGGATTTACTCGTTTTTTTTAGTTGTGCTGTAGTAGTATCCTTCAAAAGGAATATGAAGAATAATATTCGATAAGCAAAAAtagaaagaacaaaaaaaacaataagaTGCTGGCCGGGGTGCTACCAGATCGTGTATTTTCTCTTATTTCATGTATGTAAATATTCGCACGtatgtaaaacatatttttatctAATTGTAGAACACAGACTAGAAAGGAATTGTGAAAATACAAAGCGACGACTAGAAATCACAAAATTCTTCCCCCACCTGAGAcagatatttcaaagttcatGCCTACGAAAAGCATTGAAACGCGTTTCCTGAATCAACGTGTAATGGTTTGGTTGCCTTGAATGAGCTAGTTGAATAGTCCGATCAAAGTGTCTTCTGGTAGTTTTTCTTGCTGTTCGATGAATATGACATGATTCCAACCTACTTCTGTATTGGTACTTACTGAATGGCAGCACCATTTTCATTATTTATAAACGTAGCTTAGATAGTTTCTTAGAGCGAGCTTATCCTATTTCAAAATACTTCATCAGCAATGATTTGCTAATTCATTTCATCTTCAAACCCTGCTCCATACATTACAAACAATTTCGGATAAGAATTGGTCAACTTTCAACTGGCTATTTTGTGACGCTACCCAACCATTGTAAATCTCAAAATTGAAACCTTTCTTTATTCGTATATTTTACTGTCGGGGAATCTCTTAATAAGGGTGGTGATTTGAACGATACACTTCGTAAGCAAAAATATAatctaaaaaaacaaaacaaaaatagagGAAACATAATACTCGTGTTCTTTAGCGGGTGGTCTCTGTGATATGAAACTCTAGGTTTGCGCACTTAGAttcgaaatcaaaaaaaaaacggaaGGAAGGAATAAAAATGAACCAGAACTCTTAGAAAGTCAGCTAATGCATACATAATAGCAATCACATCAAGGCACAAATGAAGCTGTTGGAATGCTACTGTTGTTACTGTTGATCAATCGGAAGATACATCCAGGTGAGAGAAAACGTGGTTATCGATTGAGGCATTGGCAAAAATTTTTTGTAAATAGTTTGTACAGGTTTGTACTATactaaaaaatatgcaaatatatTACTCTCTCTCTCatacaaaaaaatgagataatgttAGTAGCAGTAGAAGAGCGTTAGTTTTATAACTAATTTAAACAATTCATTTCTGTTGTTCAGTTAATGGAGATAAGCAAACAATTATAGTGCGTAAATTACTTTGTATAAACACAGAACAGTGGAAGTGAAGGGAATATAACATTTCACAGTGCGATAAATTTGTTGTATGAATACGAAACTGGACGCTAAAAACGCAAATAacaaacagcagcagcaacacaTTACAATAAGTTAACTTATAGCGGCAAAAGAATTATAGATGTGCCGTGAGTTCGTTCACGTGCAACACACAACACACAAATCCGTTCgtttagcagaagacaaaaacaaaaaacacaATCCGCGAAGGGACGCAGTGACAGCTTTAAAGTGTTGATTCTACTTAGCAGACGGCAGGATTGCGCGGTAGCAGACCTAACGGAATAGTAGTATTTGCGTTTGGAAAGTCCAAGTTAAGTGAGAAAAAATGTGGAAAGAAAAATTGCAGAATATAAAATACTTTATTACTGAAGATTGATGTTTGTTTTTTCCGCTAAATGTCGCTTTTTTTATATTCCTTTTCAGGTTTGTTGATTGCGattttgttttagttttaaggaaaAAGAGAGTAGCACAGAGGTAGCACCCAAGCCATGGCTAAtatgaattataaaacaaaaaacaaaaatcaaacattgttaatgaaattgaaaaatgacacTAAACTAGTTACAACCAATGAATTGTACCCTACATCAGAACCCACACTGTAAATTAACCCCTAAAAGGTTCGATAAACTGAACCGAAAGGCACTAAATTGTTCGATAGAACACTCTCCGAGAATCCAATGCCCTGCCCTCAGCACACGCCTATGGTAATTCGCGTTTCAATTTCATTCAATGTTCGAATTTGTGGCACATGTTTCCTAAATTAACCCAGCCTTACTCACAAAACGATCAAACAAACTGAAATGCCTCTGTCTGCCccttttttctgtattttaaatgtGTGTGAATGATGGTCCTGTCCTGTGAGTAGATGTTGAACCGTTTTTCCGGCGTTTGCTGCAACGGCAACGGAACAAGTTAGTGGAATGCTGTGGACGACTAATGTGACGATATGATGACAGTTCCCTTGGCTTTTTCTGTCCCCAGTGCCTCGCGAGCCACGCTGTGAGATAATGTTTGGCAACTGTTGCAGTTGGTCGGTGCATGGAAATGTCTTTTACGCACAGATCTAGCGGTTATAAGAATGATTATTTACAAGCAATATTACTAGggattttataaaagtttaacCCATGCGTTTTGTTGTCATACTAGAACTTCAATCCCACATAaacataataatttttttcttacaAATTGGTCCTTGAAAACTGAGTTCCAgcgaatcttttttttttttttttttgagttttgagaaCTTTCGCTAATTTATCTGCGTTTGAACCTCACAAAAACTAGCAGCGAAATATTGATATGTCGTTAGGTTATACCACATTTGGAACATAACCTTTCAGCATTTGGCCATTTAACATATGGTCATTTGATGCAATAATAATTTGTTCATCAGAATGATGGCTAACTTTCCATGGGAATTGTATTGATAGAGGTAGGTTCATTCTGAAGCTGAAAATCgcagcaaaaaatgaaaaatcacgACGAAAAAAGACGATAAACAGAGATTTACATAATTtgacgaaaacaaaaaaaaaaggtttttgataaataaaattttagcaTAACTTATGTGAGTGTTTCGACGGGAGCTAATGTGATGAATCAAATCAGAACTAATCAATGCGATTAATACAGTCGTGTCGCTACAATCGACTGACGACGCgagaaaagaatttaaattgaaaataatggTGATGAGTGATCGGATTTCCGCGGATGCCTTCATTGATTTATTTAGAAGTTAGAATGAGGACATACATATATAAGGTGTGAAAATTATTACCGTTTTCGGAAATTCACGCTTAGAATATAACAAATAGGGTACCGTGTATGCACCATACCATATTTCTGTTTGATTGGGAGTACTACGAAAGGCCGAAGCACGAGATCAAATCGCTAAGGTCATTGTAGTAACCCATGGCGTTATTGATGAGCTGGTCCATATCATATCATGAATTGATAGCTGAAAActgctttaattgatttttgattaaattaaattaaattcaacagaacagcccatgttaaaaagaaggaaaaatacacGAAAAGATAGTACAATAATTAACATGGCAGGATTTCTAAAAATCTGTTCAACATTGATTGACCATTTTAAAATATGCACTATCCGCATTACATATTTTCTAATAAGGTCTTTTCGGGCATTTTGTAGTAGATAAGAAGGATGCTGGGGGTCATTAGTCAAAGGGTTATCCGGCCGAAGGATATATAGACGAATAGTCATTAGGGCGAGGCACACTAGGTCGAATGCACCAAACAGGGTGAGAAATAAAGCCTTTGGaactgaaaacaagatttaaaCGAAGCTTTCAACAATTTGATTGGAACCTTTGAAAGAATTTGATTGGAACCAttgaaaataatgtttagcATATTTACGTCATCTTTAGCGCTGTAAATATGCAGCGAATATCAAGGTGCTGGGTCATTAGGCTGAAAGCCGGTAGGCCGAATGTCGTTTGGTCGAATGCCGTTAGGCCGACTGGTCCAATAAGAATGATAAATATGTAGAGCAGTTGGaactgaaaattttcaatgatgatatagtaaataatatcagtttgagcacaACTTTCCATACTACCTGTCATGTAGAATGTTAAACACGGCAAGTTGGTCGTTGTTCCACAGGCTACTGCTTGCATTAAGCCTAAtatggttccataatcaccaactCGAGACAGAACACAATGAATTTATTCCACGAAGTTGCCAAAAAGCGGGGTCTCCAAAATGTCGATGTACCTTTTCAGAATGGTAAATATGTAGAGCGGTTGGaactggaaactttctaagaatgattttttacgattttttcaatagaataATAATGTTTGGAATATTTACGACACTTCTCGTTGCATATTTGCCGCTTTACTGGAATAAATAAACAACACGaagcctaatgtggctacgccacatcgcttcatggcaagtgctgtccgacatcgctccgctccgtcggacttaaactaatttaagcccctatgtttgagtaatccgggcaaacgagtggatcacaggtttgcttgcgcgAAACCGCCGCTTCCGACGACGGGTAggcggccacctcgtccggcggCCTCGGTTATGCAGCTAGGCCGCATCGCACTGGCTTCACCGCATGCGCTAGAGCAGTGTAACAACCAAACAATGGTTGTGGCTAGCGGTTACATTTAGCCAAACTGACTTTTTTATATCAATTTTCTTTTATTATCTATGCTTTTTATGAACgcgattttattttaaaatattagtcATGGGCAATACTAAAGTATCATCAACACCAACAGATTAGATCATTCGATTTCTGATGCATGTTGGACTTGCGGTTTTATGTGATTCGGCCTTTTGAAATTTCTTCCTTTTGTGATTCGGCCTTTTCGGGTTTCGGCCTTTTGTGGTAGGTTAGAACATCTTCGGCCTTTTGTGTTTCGGCTTTTTGTGATTCGGCCTTTTGTACCGCTCCCGTTTGATTCAATACAAAAAATAGTAGTGTGGTAGACTTTCTTTTTTCAGTCTTTTTATGAGAAGGCACGGGACGATACCATTACAGCTTGAAGGTGCAAATTTTacgtttaaaatttgttaaaattagggGATTGCAATAGACGATTCTTAAAATTGCATTTTGAAACTAAGGAGCAATTTTTAGATGAGACAATTCTAGACTACCTTtagagcgagtaagggcgctttaacctaggctcattagccagggcaaggtgtaaatacctctgtcttatcccaaaggaccaaaggagtgacattaaccttcttagccaagtcactcccaacgatttattatattccctttaaactgaaacggtcggtacggttgtcctcgtttcttcctcctttaagattcaaaacaattcgttaattaaattattcactaaatgaataatttaattgccgtctaattttgaaacatcttcaaacccaactctgcacagtaggcctggccgttttaatatttacgacatatgaaaatatgcttcaaatattaatattgacaagaacaACAATACAGACtaactgtagtgttttccaggatgcttttcaatactggctgtgtaagggttagaatagagaatagaatagaatagagacAATTCTAGACTACCTTGAACTAGGAATACAGTTTAAAGTACATGGGGGATGAAAAATTTTgactaggggggggggggggtcatttAAATATAAATACTATGGAAGAACCCTATTAAGACCGTAGGGGTATTCCAGAACCTcccgatttctcagaaaatcggcTTTCTGACATTCGTAcatattctgaaacattaattttgacggATGAATCTCATTCTGCAGTTTTTCTAGAAAGGAGATATAACGTGTTTAATTTTTTCGCCATCCTCGAAACAAAGATCATTATAATGCTAAAACCGTGCttaaagtaacaaataaaaatgataaaaataacagctcagtgttttggaaagcttgaggctcttattttatggaatgatttttgtttgggtgaaagcATAGATATTGTCAAGTCACTCACCAcacgaaatgagcgtacggggctattcggatccCCTATTCCATCGACCACCGTGCagtggcttgcggctgcgcacacaaTTGCACacaccacagcaaagaaaattacgatgcgccaatcgacaggCTGCGACTACTcagattaattttttaaaaacaattgatttctCTTTTGCTTCTTAGGGAGTTcacaggtaaacataattcctttaaaaaaaagaaagaatttTCGGTCCAAAGTGTCCCGTAGGGGGTccaaattacccctacattgtaaaaggattgAAAAATGTAGAGCGACCGAAAAAAAAGTCGCAAGTAAagaacatgcttcgcaaaacccgtttcaaacgtattagaatataaaaatcggaaataaacttcaagtatAAAACAGAAACCCTTCAGTTTATGACTCGCTTAAGAAgttctcacccgtaaaactcgACTAAAATGAACCTCCaatataaaaatcggttaaaaataaataaatcactcgtaggagcatccgtatatcttgatgttcaagattaaaagtcggctaacaaaaac carries:
- the LOC131693420 gene encoding methylcytosine dioxygenase TET isoform X1 translates to MDPAGPWSYSYNRQPGTSGEFHHHLATAAAAGGIGLAAHNTAVGVPSTTSQLLLQAAHTTSLGTSSGPFNPPGFLSPPGVSYDAVFTPLFHPAANPKPAHYSSTINQHRVLAQAQAQAAVKQASDSEVLRDNYTTHQTLAAAAQAANFFEQQQQQQQQQQQTSNASAGSSGSTSTSGSWQGNNQLPSPFGIMPHENVVQSSPVSSASSKPTTSTYENFNAHFNLNQQLNSQLASKAAVRSASPAVNSGSSSAGSSKTTTNYFASTNSSSNTQQYGGVNESLSNYSNQQQQSSKQQLEYGSASKSLSSSSTGTGGSSSSLQQTSSPSCIVITPVSTPAIIASSPSSQSSPSSFVTANAKDYKYQSRIIPSQTPLVNSSIVYASRNHNAHQAAANSMIDQKTRLLSPGLHTQPVNHQQLQQAQQQQQQQQQQQLQQSHHHLLQMNSFIIPPPTVSPQSPVHSSSKIVHKNSSHTKGGGGGSTATIKSDGQHIVISHQPQSSPISYSITDNNGRASSSSASSSSSSVVATTTSKLNSPINRVNNGSSSSSSISRSNSNSSSNQQQYQQNSASNSYRSNYNQMNVSGSSTESVDFVHAKRESQQAQLQQQYSNGPIASLTRHLVPPSSPAASDYSSSSGTLQRRPLSPTHSHSQVSPISPAYSMYNSPMSNTLSSPQHHSTQQTQSSLQPATARSPSSNLSRPSQSQQQQQQQQSHAPQQVAYPSVIIRTQQQQQQQQQTAPAQPLSGSIQVPSLSHWDHRSTNERSQPERNDPMTIVRNLQQPSIISPPPERQSTPLTTPEKTESKSRRKKSDTPTRIVPAASVANGDFGANSTTTASAMGATGGAGGLKDPSQNGGNTLDFDRWNLAAASAGAAKMFASGNFMSQSPSSSFIPPPHPIYYPTFHGPIPLIPNEIINSTLAAAAAGTNLEIPTYTTLLSASDNVHPTSAGNDGRGSEDEQPSANAANSNKVVVPNIEEELGFLAENTRQPQQQQQQQQQQQHQQQSQQQHPQQQGVHPDGATGTTGNNGTTPAKKFNVPTKDSKGFMGSYLKFLQGERDTSPPPATRSNRKTTWTRPAGNAGNAANKNTAAGNAANKTAVANQQQQQQQQQQQQQQSQTAQAQPTQAVGADVSNGIFQAEQYMSNFHIPHLQHKQPDSQQQQQQPQQLHPLQQQPDPRYSAYPVTKDNRKRKYDSEVHIPHLPAADPLNVPQRRQTSNRKAKAKASNIQQMIERGHGTAGLEEPADFASDSDSDPAWTPQDKEDDDDEQDMMGPKKTKKPKSVVGSPRGKQRPRSNILSVAAAGAGIADFDYGSEEDSTLTRGGTSQSIVSSPQHQQHQTIQQQPILQQQIQQQQLLQQQQQQQQQQQQQQQQQQQMYQQTTALPSNQIMQNQYIQQQQQQQQQQQQQQPIQQYNPGSMVNQQQQQQQQQQQQQTTSSNDDFQTGDFVVIRSELVQDYPSIWRVDGKTLLQKYEPFDQNGKTLHRNVSTYAAWNAESKKLYVKIPVRFRVHNHMESVVEFMRNEMSIDDTEQFLEKSMNETKVYQDVFEVYIQTLISQALDSNFLKEIFQEQDDYFLSRVQTIDSLTDDRKRRLIQITPWSRNMITSIATFPAYDIMTELGHTNMNHPVCVACHQPGISVRIVLQGQTYNTATLAPCQIQDTRIQYEKNFLLCRICSSRFELLHKICHQKYMMFVECAKRVNQQISNDSSKAATIILNELLADEHWLTMLFKEVRGIWAEIENMERQYRFQVASQ